From Pseudochaenichthys georgianus chromosome 11, fPseGeo1.2, whole genome shotgun sequence, a single genomic window includes:
- the kmt2ba gene encoding histone-lysine N-methyltransferase 2B isoform X1, whose translation MAASGGGLSPPATVAGLSIQAPARARFPGRPCTVRSRLRSEKRIKCGRLGSDDGDLASEGPRPVNIGLALSEDPALLRLLGLWEKHSRQRDAGFMSSEEEEDVFTGFGTTTASPQKAPRSSLLSRAKLPPASDRSLEIKPLLGKIIPKTPKSSLIGKIVTRIPKEDHGFIKSRSKDQDIPKVLIKLHGKQVAPTVAAKHAGAQASDRQSSTRAADFIRRAGKSAYSRNMRNQTAATSAGGTRQASKVKEPGEVSEDSDTDQSQPQRSVKRMIGHTRRTSQAAALSFTSFQKRQRKRMAKGMGASPEAGAEAQSGDKAAMPLKCKATDSPEKRILKRQRKKSLYGHKRKPKPNDSPEVRSPKVRRRIRTTHVFYTYVTEPSPAPLTPGGNQQQQLQSQSIAPSEGDPNTSTTVTTSGRSSRVIKTPKRFLDEEIIPFPKGSLATWQKSQQREDGKPSPPYHDSSYDGNSLQSDCDSTSVTDSPSAKFPSKPRPGTSHLEIYKNLKKLTLKLAEKKKGHSDTEGSYQQSGDGLTSHVRKKRRSKLMMEEMDAPGVVRKLAVLVNADVAAPSSTPSGDTGSNTTDEAGGVPGENNEAVEVSGPSYRIGLSGANKTMLHLLKKAKVQLIKIDQQKQLKMSQLGSGESRVPVTRRRRRRRVGLSPKDKSSEEQPLGGPRIKHVCRAAAVALGQPRALVPDDIPRLSALPLHEREGITFFPAAEDVADDDDEMPDPGRDQWFVTQNHIQRRRRVRGRGRGQMFKKKKKKKAQGQYAIGGVRSRRCGCCKGCLIEEDCAECTNCLDKPKFGGPNTKRQCCVYRKCDRIEKARMDRVIKPLKLRARHFLRPVSGSEDTSWKSRVAAEGSPSKAPGLRKHSLRNITPRSYSSLLKSESEDEEGVEEKYKADKSPVKTAVASDNKQGLVPQDGGTLPGDPPTEMPKPRRLFSRGPGTKPRANKNPAECASGNSLTGLTNGFTQKGLLQNKYKIRVDFKEDCAVQNVWLMGGLSVLTSVPTTPQPVCLLCASKGRHEMIFCQICCEPFHSFCLSSEERPQEENKENWCCRRCKFCHVCGRRSKSTKPVLQCMRCQTSYHPSCLGPTYPKPMNCSMPWVCMTCIRCKSCGVTPGKSWDLDWNHEQDLCPDCSSLHKKGNFCTVCNTCYNANDQHAQMIQCSQCSHWIHYTCEGLSDELVGMLSSQTEKVLFSCSPCRGQPTEGSSLKVELQGRLVDGLEEVLTDLLSHNTTQHLLKCKICRETNDTQLIREQQPVCDLQAMENKFQVGGYSSIKSFHADVVSVMRKALKEEELLPEELRPTSQAGERYVKVVEQMFSWFPASQLKKWNLSSGELPSGMLPEAVLPPSKEHSYAQWMERTYQPKEPRGPQAGKDESVVSSVTTQQFDVPHGRTLYSHGVKGDLNSTNTGDMRQCALCQQNGDYPPRDAGRLLYLGQNEWAHINCCLWSAEVYEDNCALLQVHSAVSRGRHLRCDRCGQSGATVGCCLSTCQSNFHFMCARAQHCVFQRDRKMFCFKHRDLVSVKTVSGKGFEVARRVYVDFDGITLRRKFLTGLEPETINMTIGSLQIQKLGVLSELSSNGRMLYPVGYQCSRLYWSTVDPRRRCKYTCKVTEVSTPLPGEEQDPRWDNEDNHTIIHSPNHHRDMESPERLSSSSSPVKSTTPSPNSKQHNTPGSKSPGYTQTRKPAGGSSRPLPSPGSALPKSHHILTLRDLEDTRRPRRLSSRSRCSSSPTDSDPSVPMTLRSGGTIQSRCALFSSPPRTSNLGAASPPLSRQNSVSPPVWSSPPRSNSSITAGLSPRQGAITHSPRGRQNFKITTPISAEVPQDFLASSEAEDAAVATTNGISLAPGNLEEEVAHLMAQELPYTVFDTDTEVAVASMLNAKLDFDEALLTENVGLHCVAPGGREEVENIVQDLQMQEDHRENDSEVEDSSHYFKFARTVVCEAASSSDASAQLTSTQSISQLDGADGGSESDESETIDDEAQEDTPIEHGASQIHSTHNTPTKQLTVTLQRLDSIYSMPKSSHDLEVHESTPPCDILENSYENDEVSVQEEEVPMSFETPTAQADLFLDSTTGHFTSSEVVTEVGPEVVTEVVTAVCTNNIELGLKEDSCSSVDSVEGFKDDLKDLDYSPDRAEGQERKTKKSPTAPMKAIIIKTKCPPTNLHRLSPKPCLPQQRTFKMMLPPRPVQIVNNSSPAVVTVPRTITSPIMINGLNVPIQAAATQGRTIAIRLDNPTGSQHQVAIQNQAAATSSPAPAPQVLLVNRQGQILIKDPRSNTYQTLSTNSPAYNKISQIAKILHSGNALQRSVPRVVIKPRSSLSATNVPSASNNTTTTERKIIVRVMPMKSAATAAAMTPVTLQTALQTTLQTALQTTLQTTLQTTLQTTLQTTLQTTLQTALQTAPDARFSSIEASTAQAIIDRAMATHREVPKTTPLILSKTCRSKVRKPLPVQASEVSDQSPAAHSESHSSLVIEPALASSSRQQVRVKRVSAVSERPSNKKSKMDFLRDPSSELDQVNEARPSGVRIKAPSMTDILDMDQEKKSPEQLRITTPPPPPTPSRHPRVETPSAPVQTNSPIQSKTHTWVGARHGDLSEWGPYSGFSSEEDAPAPKHRKRTYMNQPHLRFEITSEDGFSVKANSIEVAWRAVIDGVLEARTGFHLKQLPLGGMSGPRVLGVVHDAVIFLLEQLHGAANCKRHRFRFHRCENIEEELPLNPSGCARTEVYTRKATFDMFNFLASQHRELPVMVGPFDEEEDEFPLKSSRRATSSELPMAMRFRHLEKISKEAVGVYRSEIHGRGLFCKRNIEAGEMVIEYAGTVIRSVLTDKREKYYDGKGIGCYMFRIDDFDVVDATMQGNAARFINHSCEPNCYSRVINVDGRKHIVIFALRKIHRGEELTYDYKFPIEDEKSKLHCNCSTRRCRRFLN comes from the exons ATGGCGGCATCGGGAGGCGGATTATCCCCTCCCGCTACCGTGGCGGGCTTGAGCATTCAAGCGCCGGCTCGGGCTCGCTTCCCGGGTCGGCCGTGCACGGTTCGCAGCAGGCTGCGCTCGGAGAAACGTATCAAATGCGGAAGGTTGGGCTCGGACGACGGGGATCTGGCTTCCGAAGGGCCGAGGCCCGTAAACATCGGCCTGGCGTTGAGCGAGGACCCGGCCCTGCTGCGGCTGCTCGGGTTGTGGGAGAAGCACAGCAGGCAGAGAGATGCGGGCTTCATGTCCAGTGAAGAGGAG GAGGACGTTTTCACTGGATTTGGGACCACCACAGCTAGTCCACAGAAAGCTCCTAGGTCGTCTTTACTCAGCCGAGCAAAGCTTCCCCCAGCTTCAGACCGCTCTCTGGAAATAAAGCCTCTATTAGGAAAGATTATACCTAAGACTCCAAAATCGTCTCTTATTGGAAAAATTGTGACCAGAATTCCTAAAGAAGACCATGGTTTCATAAAGAGCCGATCTAAAGACCAAGATATACCCAAGGTGCTGATTAAACTGCACGGCAAGCAGGTAGCTCCTACTGTAGCAGCCAAACATGCAGGCGCGCAGGCCTCAGATAGACAGAGCAGTACAAGAGCAGCAGACTTTATCAGGAGAGCAGGAAAATCGGCATACTCGCGCAACATGCGAAACCAAACAGCCGCTACCTCAGCTGGTGGCACCAGGCAAGCTTCCAAGGTCAAAGAACCAGGCGAGGTGTCTGAGGATTCAGACACGGACCAATCTCAGCCACAGAGATCTGTGAAACGCATGATTGGGCACACCAGACGCACCTCCCAAGCAGCAGCTCTGTCGTTCACATCCTTTCAGAAACGACAGAGGAAGAGAATGGCTAAGGGTATGGGTGCCTCTCCAGAGGCTGGAGCTGAGGCCCAGAGTGGAGACAAAGCAGCAATGCCACTCAAGTGTAAAGCCACAGATTCCCCTGAAAAAAGAATACTCAAAAGGCAACGCAAAAAATCTCTGTATGGGCACAAGCGAAAGCCGAAGCCAAACGATTCGCCAGAAGTTAGAAGTCCGAAAGTTCGTCGTCGTATTCGAACTACGCATGTTTTTTACACCTATGTAACGGAGCCCAGTCCAGCCCCACTGACTCCGGGTGggaaccagcagcagcagctgcagagTCAGAGTATCGCCCCATCTGAGGGTGACCCCAACACCTCCACTACTGTAACGACGAGTGGACGGTCCTCCCGCGTCATCAAAACTCCAAAGAGGTTCCTGGACGAGGAAATTATCCCCTTTCCGAAGGGTTCTCTGGCAACATGGCAGAAAAGTCAACAGAGAGAGGATGGAAAACCAAGTCCACCATACCATGACTCGAGTTATGATGGCAACTCGCTGCAGTCAGACTGTGACTCTACATCTGTGACCGACAGCCCGTCTGCAAAGTTTCCATCAAAGCCCAGGCCAGGCACGAGCCACCTCGAGATTTACAAGAACCTTAAGAAACTGACCTTGAAACTGGCGGAGAAAAAGAAAGGCCACTCAGACACTGAAGGGAGCTATCAACAAAGTGGCGATGGGTTGACCTCTCACGTCAGGAAGAAGCGGCGGTCGAAGCTCATGATGGAGGAGATGGATGCGCCGGGTGTTGTCAGGAAACTAGCCGTGTTGGTGAATGCTGATGTGGCAGCCCCCTCAAGTACGCCGTCAGGAGATACAGGCAGCAACA CTACAGATGAAGCGGGAGGCGTTCCCGGGGAGAACAATGAGGCGGTGGAAGTCAGCGGTCCCAGCTATCGCATTGGTCTCAGTGGAGCTAATAAGACCATGCTCCACCTGCTGAAGAAAGCCAAAGTCCAGCTCATCAAAATTGATCAGCAGAAGCAGCTGAAGATGTCGCAG TTGGGCTCAGGAGAATCACGAGTGCCAGTGacgagaaggaggaggaggaggagagttgGCTTATCTCCCAAAGATAAAAGTTCTGAG GAGCAGCCGCTAGGTGGGCCGAGGATCAAACATGTGTGTCGGGCAGCAGCAGTGGCTCTGGGTCAGCCCCGCGCCTTGGTGCCAGACGATATCCCCCGACTCAGCGCCCTGCCGCTCCACGAGAGAGAGGGCATCACCTTTTTTCCCGCAGCAGAAG ATGTGGCCGATGATGACGATGAGATGCCTGATCCGGGCCGGGATCAGTGGTTTGTCACTCAGAATCACattcagaggaggaggagggtccgagggagggggaggggccaAATgttcaagaagaagaagaagaagaaggcccAGGGTCAATATGCCATTGGGGGAGTCCGCTCCCGGCGCTGTGGATGCTGCAAGGGCTGTTTGATAGAGGAGGACTGCGCAGAGTGCACCAACTGCCTCGATAAGCCCAAGTTCGGGGGGCCCAACACCAAGCGGCAGTGTTGCGT ATATAGGAAGTGTGATCGGATTGAGAAAGCGAGGATGGATCGCGTCATCAAACCATTGAAAC TCAGGGcaaggcatttcctccgccccGTGTCAGGCAGTGAGGATACGAGCTGGAAATCTAGAGTCGCAGCCGAGGGATCGCCATCGAAGGCGCCTGGCCTCAGGAAACATTCTCTACGTAACATCACGCCGCGCTCCTACAGCAGCCTGCTGAAGTCTGAATCTGAGGATGAGGAGGGAGTAGAAGAAAAGTACAAGGCTGATAAATCGCCAGTTAAGACGGCTGTAGCCTCTGATAACAAGCAAG GTCTCGTTCCTCAAGATGGAGGAACGCTACCAGGCGACCCTCCGACTGAGATGCCGAAGCCTCGCCGGCTGTTCTCCAGAGGACCCGGGACCAAACCCAGAGCTAACAAG AATCCTGCAGAGTGTGCATCAGGGAACAGCCTGACTGGGTTAACCAACGGTTTTACCCAAAAAGGCCTGTTGCAGAACAAGTACAAGATTCGTGTGGACTTCAAG GAAGACTGTGCTGTCCAGAACGTGTGGCTGATGGGCGGCCTGAGCGTCCTCACGTCCGTCCCCACCACCCCACAACCTGTCTGCCTGCTCTGCGCCAGTAAAGGACGACATGAG ATGATATTCTGCCAGATCTGCTGTGAGCCTTTCCACAGTTTCTGCCTCTCTTCCGAGGAGCGCCCCCAGGAGGAGAACAAGGAGAACTGGTGCTGCAGGCGCTGCAAGTTCTGTCACGTGTGTGGCCGTCGAAGCAAGAGCACAAAG CCAGTGTTGCAGTGCATGAGATGCCAAACCTCCTACCACCCCTCCTGCTTGGGACCAACCTACCCCAAACCTATGAACTGCAGCATGCCTTGG GTGTGCATGACATGCATTCGTTGTAAAAGCTGCGGCGTGACTCCTGGAAAGTCCTGGGACTTGGACTGGAACCACGAGCAGGATCTTTGTCCTGACTGCTCTTCTCTCCACAAAAAAG GTAATTTCTGCACCGTCTGCAACACGTGCTACAACGCCAATGATCAACACGCACAGATGATTCAGTGTTCGCAGTGCAGCCACTGGATCCATTACACATGTGAAGGACTTTCGG ATGAGCTGGTTGGGATGCTGTCGAGCCAAACGGAGAAAGTGCTTTTCAGCTGCTCCCCCTGCAGAGGGCAGCCGACTGAAGGCAGCAGCTTGAAGGTGGAGCTGCAGGGGAGGCTGGTGGACGGGCTGGAGGAGGTGCTCACTGACCTCCTCTCCCACAACACCACACAGCACCTCCTCAAGTGCAAAATT TGTCGGGAAACAAACGACACACAACTTATCAGGGAACAGCAACCAGTGTGTGATCTACAAGCCATGGAAAACAAGTTTCAAGTGGGCGGATACAGCTCAATA AAATCTTTCCATGCGGATGTTGTCTCTGTGATGAGGAAAGCGCTGAAGGAGGAGGAGCTTCTCCCAGAGGAGCTGAGACCCACCAGTCAGGCCGGGGAACGCTATGTCAAA GTCGTTGAGCAGATGTTCAGTTGGTTTCCTGCAAGCCAACTGAAAAAGTGGAACTTGTCATCTGGAGAATTACCAAG TGGCATGCTCCCTGAAGCCGTCCTCCCTCCATCTAAGGAGCACAGCTATGCGCAGTGGATGGAACGGACATACCAGCCCAAAGAGCCCAGGGGCCCACAGGCGGGGAAAGATGAGTCTGTGGTTTCCTCAGTCACGACACAGCAGTTTGATGTACCGCACGGCCGCACTCTGTATTCACATG GTGTAAAGGGTGATCTGAATAGTACCAACACTGGAGATATGAGGCAGTGTGCCCTGTGCCAACAAAATGGAGATTATCCTCCCAGA GATGCCGGGCGGCTGCTGTACTTGGGACAGAATGAGTGGGCTCACATTAACTGCTGCCTCTGGTCTGCAGAGGTGTATGAGGATAACTGTGCTCTTTTACAAGTGCACAGCGCTGTCTCAAGAGGGCGCCACCTG CGCTGTGATCGTTGTGGGCAGTCAGGAGCCACGGTGGGCTGCTGTCTCTCCACCTGCCAGAGTAATTTCCACTTCATGTGTGCACGTGCCCAGCACTGTGTGTTTCAGCGGGACAGGAAGATGTTCTGCTTCAAACACAGAGATCTTGTCAGTGTGAag ACGGTGTCTGGGAAAGGGTTTGAAGTCGCTCGGCGGGTATACGTGGACTTTGATGGGATCACTCTCAGAAGAAAGTTCCTCACAGGCCTGGAGCCAGAAACCATAaacatgaccatag GCTCTCTGCAGATTCAGAAACTTGGTGTGTTATCAGAGCTGTCGTCAAATGGGAGGATGCTGTATCCCGTCGGCTATCA ATGTTCCCGGCTGTACTGGAGCACTGTGGACCCTCGCAGACGCTGCAAGTACACATGTAAAGTGACAGAAGTTAGCACGCCTCTGCCTGGCGAGGAACAAGATCCACGGTGGGACAATGAAGATAATCACACCATAATCCACAGCCCCAACCACCACAGAG ATATGGAGTCCCCGGAGCGTTTAAGCTCGTCATCCAGCCCAGTGAAGTCCACTACTCCATCACCTAACTCCAAACAGCACAACACACCCGGGTCCAAAAGTCCTGGTTACACACAGACCAGGAAACCAGCAGGAGGGTCTTCTCGACCTCTTCCATCTCCAG GGTCCGCTCTTCCCAAATCGCATCACATCCTGACACTGAGGGACCTGGAGGACACCCGGCGGCCTCGCAGGCTCTCATCAAGAAGCCGCTGCAGTTCCTCGCCAACAGATAGCGACCCGTCTGTGCCGATGACCCTCCGCTCTGGAGGCACCATCCAATCCAGGTGTGCTCTGTTCAGCTCCCCTCCAAGGACATCCAATTTGGGGGCAGCGTCTCCTCCTCTGTCACGACAAAACTCAGTATCACCACCAGTCTGGAGCTCACCACCCCGATCCAACTCCAGCATTACTGCAGGGCTGTCACCTCGGCAAGGAGCCATCACACACTCCCCCAGAGGGAGGCAGAACTTTAAAATCACCACACCCATTTCTGCAGAAGTTCCTCAGGACTTCCTAGCATCGTCTGAGGCAGAAGACGCAGCGGTGGCTACGACCAATGGGATCTCACTAGCACCTGGTAACCTAGAGGAGGAGGTGGCCCACCTGATGGCCCAGGAGCTGCCGTACACGGTGTTCGACACGGACACAGAGGTAGCCGTGGCCTCCATGCTGAACGCTAAGCTTGACTTTGACGAGGCTCTGCTTACTGAGAACGTTGGCCTTCACTGTGTGGCACCGGGCGGGAGGGAAGAGGTGGAAAACATAGTGCAAGATTTGCAGATGCAAGAAGACCACCGGGAAAATGACTCTGAAGTTGAAGACTCAAGCCATTACTTTAAATTTGCCCGCACAGTTGTGTGTGAAGCAGCTAGCAGCTCGGACGCCTCAGCACAGCTCACTTCAACGCAGTCCATCTCCCAGTTAGATGGAGCGGACGGAGGGTCGGAGAGTGATGAAAGCGAAACGATCGATGATGAAGCTCAGGAGGACACTCCTATAGAACATGGAGCGAGTCAGATCCACAGCACACATAATACACCAACTAAGCAGCTGACCGTCACTCTTCAGAGGTTGGATTCAATCTACAGCATGCCAAAGTCAAGCCATGACCTTGAGGTACATGAAAGTACTCCACCGTGTGATATCCTTGAAAATAGTTATGAAAATGACGAGGTGTCGGTTCAGGAGGAAGAAGTTCCCATGAGCTTTGAAACGCCAACAGCTCAAGCGGATCTGTTTCTGGATTCCACCACAGGCCATTTTACTTCTTCTGAAGTTGTCACTGAAGTTGGCCCTGAAGTTGTCACTGAAGTTGTCACTGCTGTGTGCACGAATAATATTGAATTAGGCCTCAAAGAAGACAGCTGCTCATCGGTCGACTCTGTTGAAGGGTTTAAAGATGATTTGAAAGACCTTGACTACTCTCCAGATCGTGCTGAGGGTCAGGAGCGTAAAACCAAAAAGTCTCCCACAGCGCCGATGAAAGCAATCATCATAAAGACAAAATGTCCACCAACAAACCTCCATCGCTTGTCGCCAAAACCTTGTCTTCCACAGCAGCGCACCTTCAAAATGATGTTGCCACCTCGGCCTGTACAGATTGTAAACAATTCTTCCCCCGCTGTTGTCACTGTTCCTCGCACAATCACCTCCCCGATCATGATCAATGGTTTAAACGTACCCATTCAGGCTGCTGCCACACAGGGACGAACCATCGCCATTCGCCTGGACAACCCGACAGGAAGTCAGCATCAGGTTGCGATTCAGAATCAAGCCGCAGCCACTAGCTCGCCGGCTCCCGCCCCTCAGGTCCTGTTGGTCAACCGACAGGGTCAGATCCTGATCAAAGACCCGAGATCCAACACTTATCAGACCCTCAGCACAAACTCTCCTGCCTATAATAAAATAAGCCAGATTGCCAAGATTCTCCACAGCGGGAATGCTTTGCAGCGCTCGGTCCCTCGTGTTGTGATAAAGCCGCGGTCCAGCCTCTCCGCCACAAACGTCCCCTCCGCCAGTAACAACACCACAACCACCGAGAGAAAAATCATCGTCAGAGTGATGCCTATGAAAAGCGCCGCCACTGCAGCTGCCATGACCCCGGTGACCCTGCAGACGGCCCTGCAGACGACCCTGCAGACGGCCCTGCAGACGACCCTGCAGACGACCCTGCAGACGACCCTGCAGACTACCCTGCAGACTACCCTGCAGACGACCCTGCAGACGGCCCTGCAGACGGCCCCTGACGCACGTTTCTCTAGCATTGAAGCGAGCACAGCCCAGGCTATCATCGACAGAGCCATGGCCACCCACCGCGAAGTGCCAAAGACTACACCCCTCATCCTCAGTAAAACTtgccggtcaaaggtcagaAAGCCATTGCCGGTTCAGGCTTCAGAGGTCTCAGATCAGTCACCAGCTGCACATTCAGAATCCCACAGCAGTTTAGTAATCGAACCAGCACTAGCCTCGTCATCACGCCAGCAGGTCAGAGTCAAGAGAGTGTCGGCGGTGTCCGAACGACCCTCCAATAAGAAATCCAAGATGGACTTTTTGAGGGATCCCTCAAGTGAGCTGGATCAAGTTAATGAAGCTAG ACCGAGTGGTGTGAGGATTAAAGCTCCATCAATGACGGACATCCTTGATATGGACCAGGAAAAAAAGTCGCCTGAGCAGTTAAGGATTAccactccacctcctcctcctacaCCCTCCAG gcaccctcgggttgaGACTCCGTCCGCACCTGTACAAACCAACAGTCCCATTCAGAGTAAAACACACACGTGGGTCGGTGCTCGCCACGGAGACCTCTCTGAATGGGGCCCTTATTCAG GTTTTAGCTCAGAAGAAGATGCACCTGCACCCAAACACAGGAAGAGGACGTACATGAACCAGCCACACCTGCGCTTCGAAATCACCAGCGAGGACGGATTCAGTGTGAAGGCTAACAGCATAGAGG TGGCCTGGCGAGCGGTGATTGACGGCGTCCTTGAGGCCCGCACAGGCTTCCACCTGAAGCAGCTGCCTCTGGGCGGGATGAGCGGGCCGCGGGTGCTCGGCGTCGTTCACGATGCCGTCATCTTCCTGCTGGAGCAGCTGCATGGTGCCGCCAACTGCAAACGCCATCGCTTCCGCTTCCACCGCTGCGAGAACATAGAGGAAGAGCTTCCTCTCAATCCAAGCGGCTGCGCTCGTACTGAAGTCTACACACG GAAAGCGACTTTTGATATGTTCAACTTCCTGGCATCGCAGCACAGAGAGCTCCCTGTCATGGTGGGCCCctttgatgaagaggaggatgaatTCCCACTTAAATCTTCCAG